One genomic window of Pseudomonadota bacterium includes the following:
- a CDS encoding NAD(+)/NADH kinase — translation MQTIGIVIKHNNTKALEVGVKLVSWLHKREIRTVFSEELAQAIPGSQAMEKPEIPRVADVIVVLGGDGTLLSVARLVNKHEVPILGVNLGSLGFLTAISLDELYTVMADILKNRFKVSKRMMLIAQVYRRQEIITSYAVLNDLVINKGALARIIELETTIDQGYLTTFKADGLIISTPTGSTAYSLSAGGPIVYPTLDSIIVSPICPHMLTNRPLLIPPEARIETVLASEGGDVSLTLDGQIGFDLQQYDRISVTRADYSIALITSPTKTYFEVLRTKLKWGERYA, via the coding sequence ATGCAGACCATCGGAATTGTTATTAAACACAATAATACAAAGGCATTAGAAGTCGGTGTCAAGCTGGTATCCTGGCTGCATAAACGGGAAATCAGAACCGTTTTCAGTGAAGAACTGGCCCAGGCCATCCCCGGCAGCCAGGCCATGGAAAAGCCGGAGATTCCCCGAGTTGCGGATGTAATTGTCGTTTTGGGAGGGGATGGAACCCTGCTGAGTGTTGCCCGTCTGGTCAACAAGCATGAAGTCCCCATACTGGGGGTTAATCTCGGCAGCCTGGGATTTTTGACTGCTATCAGCCTGGATGAGTTGTATACGGTGATGGCTGATATCCTCAAAAACCGCTTTAAGGTCAGCAAACGCATGATGCTGATTGCCCAGGTCTATCGCCGGCAGGAAATCATTACCTCCTATGCGGTTCTCAATGACCTGGTTATCAATAAAGGTGCCCTGGCCAGAATCATTGAGCTGGAAACAACCATTGACCAGGGATATCTGACCACATTCAAGGCCGATGGACTGATTATATCAACCCCCACCGGATCAACCGCTTATTCCCTCTCCGCCGGCGGTCCGATTGTCTACCCCACCCTGGACAGCATTATCGTTTCCCCCATTTGTCCCCATATGTTAACCAACCGCCCGTTACTAATACCACCTGAAGCCAGGATTGAAACGGTTCTGGCTTCGGAAGGCGGTGATGTGTCACTTACCCTGGATGGTCAGATTGGTTTTGACCTGCAACAATACGACCGGATATCCGTAACCAGAGCTGATTACTCTATCGCACTGATCACCTCCCCGACCAAAACCTATTTTGAGGTCCTGCGGACAAAACTCAAATGGGGTGAACGTTATGCTTAA
- the recN gene encoding DNA repair protein RecN produces the protein MLKSLTISNFKLIDLLEVEFEPRMTVITGETGAGKSIVISALTTLLGGKPTREMFADPAKKISLSASFCLTEFPELQDDLTEYGFPLDNEDLFLKRIISLKNDRLQNRAFINDQPATNNTLTFFGGKLVEIASQHHQQSLLHPQKHLDFLDLYGNLGTLRQRHEQAYTTLVTARNQLLEWKQKVQEARDEIDYLDHQLDTLDQARLTVDEESELLKLQQRYFQREKLLEIATRSEQVLYSGKQSIIDSCYQLTDLMENLHRLDDSFSVNGQQLIQAMEILQDLRETVSNYLTGIEIDPQTIEENNLRLAEIEQLKRKFSCSYADLFTLKDEFRQQLADWKNHEIKQQELEELCVKKQGEMEALAAELSRARQAQAEKLEEAVMTHLSDLKLQHSHFQVAIKEQDYNAKGKDKVTFLISTNPGEKPAPLHQVISGGELSRFMLALKTTAAARDIIPTLIFDEADTGIGGAAAESVGHKLASIASNHQVIAITHLPQVAAWCDHHLIIKKQLADAHSLITVKQLDHENTEARIDELARMGAGEIISEITRNHARELVQQATEKKRETQ, from the coding sequence ATGCTTAAATCGCTGACCATCAGCAATTTTAAGCTTATTGATTTACTGGAAGTCGAATTCGAACCGCGGATGACCGTCATAACCGGTGAAACCGGAGCCGGAAAATCCATTGTCATCAGTGCGCTGACCACCCTGCTGGGGGGCAAACCCACCCGGGAAATGTTTGCTGATCCGGCAAAAAAAATCAGCCTCAGTGCCTCCTTCTGCCTGACCGAGTTTCCTGAATTACAGGACGATCTGACAGAGTATGGCTTCCCCCTTGATAACGAAGATCTTTTTCTGAAAAGGATAATCAGCTTAAAAAATGACCGGCTGCAGAATCGGGCATTTATCAATGATCAACCGGCTACTAATAATACCCTGACCTTCTTCGGTGGAAAGCTGGTGGAAATCGCCAGTCAGCATCACCAGCAATCCCTGCTGCACCCCCAGAAGCACCTTGATTTTCTGGATTTATATGGAAATCTAGGAACTTTACGGCAACGCCATGAACAAGCCTACACAACCTTAGTAACAGCCCGGAACCAGTTGCTGGAGTGGAAACAGAAGGTACAAGAGGCCAGAGATGAAATCGATTATCTGGATCACCAGCTGGACACCCTTGATCAAGCCCGCTTGACGGTTGATGAAGAAAGTGAACTTTTGAAACTGCAGCAGCGCTACTTTCAGCGGGAAAAACTGCTGGAGATTGCTACCCGATCTGAACAAGTCCTCTATTCCGGCAAGCAATCAATCATCGACAGCTGTTATCAACTTACTGATCTGATGGAAAATCTTCATCGTCTGGATGACAGTTTCAGTGTTAATGGTCAGCAATTAATCCAGGCAATGGAAATCTTGCAAGATCTTCGAGAAACGGTGAGCAATTATCTGACCGGCATTGAAATAGATCCACAAACCATTGAAGAAAACAACCTCAGACTCGCCGAGATAGAACAGCTCAAAAGAAAGTTCAGCTGTTCCTACGCTGACCTTTTCACCCTGAAAGATGAGTTTCGGCAACAATTGGCCGATTGGAAAAATCATGAAATAAAACAGCAGGAGTTGGAAGAACTCTGCGTGAAAAAACAGGGGGAGATGGAGGCACTGGCAGCAGAACTTTCCCGGGCCCGGCAAGCACAGGCGGAAAAACTGGAAGAGGCGGTCATGACCCATCTGAGCGATTTAAAACTCCAGCATTCCCATTTTCAGGTAGCCATCAAAGAACAGGATTATAACGCCAAAGGAAAAGATAAGGTTACCTTCCTGATCAGCACCAATCCCGGTGAGAAACCAGCTCCCCTGCACCAGGTTATTTCCGGTGGGGAGTTATCCCGTTTTATGCTGGCACTGAAAACGACAGCAGCAGCCAGGGATATTATTCCCACTCTGATCTTTGATGAAGCTGATACCGGCATCGGCGGCGCCGCTGCTGAATCCGTGGGCCATAAGCTGGCCAGTATCGCCAGTAACCATCAAGTTATCGCCATCACTCACCTGCCGCAGGTTGCCGCCTGGTGTGACCATCATCTGATCATCAAAAAACAGCTGGCCGACGCTCATTCCCTCATCACGGTTAAACAACTTGATCATGAAAATACTGAGGCCCGGATAGATGAATTGGCCAGGATGGGAGCCGGTGAAATAATCAGTGAAATTACCCGGAATCATGCCCGGGAACTGGTCCAGCAGGCGACAGAAAAGAAAAGGGAAACCCAGTAA
- a CDS encoding N-acetyltransferase, with protein sequence MLQLATIKDVPRIQKILEYYANQGLLLPRALSDLYENVRDFIIYKEEKEIIGASALHVCWEDLGEIRSLAVIPEHTKKGIGSRLVNHCETEARRLGLQKAFTLTYQESFFSKLGYQKIDKSLLPHKIWKDCLQCVKFPNCDEIAMIKTL encoded by the coding sequence ATGCTACAACTCGCAACTATCAAAGACGTTCCCCGAATTCAGAAAATCCTCGAATATTATGCCAACCAGGGGCTGCTTCTACCCCGTGCCTTGAGCGATCTTTATGAAAATGTAAGAGATTTCATCATCTACAAAGAAGAGAAGGAAATTATCGGAGCATCGGCGCTTCATGTCTGTTGGGAAGATTTAGGGGAAATCCGCTCACTGGCAGTCATACCTGAACACACAAAGAAAGGAATCGGCAGCCGGCTGGTCAACCATTGTGAAACTGAAGCCAGACGACTGGGATTGCAAAAGGCCTTTACCCTTACCTACCAGGAGTCATTTTTTTCAAAACTTGGCTACCAGAAGATTGATAAAAGCCTACTGCCGCATAAAATATGGAAGGATTGTTTGCAGTGCGTCAAGTTCCCGAACTGCGATGAGATTGCGATGATAAAAACCCTCTAA
- a CDS encoding diguanylate cyclase: MDTDLIREYKLLSKLLLSGLNSSYAADQTAGKTMKALLTALETAGSARQIKDLHSQIKEVLMKESPRSVAVLEQQVSSLKGEIMSQSGKETELTGALEGMKSLVALSLREVESMSDQDEKLRGLFEETRTKLEGLSTLEDLDDFSRQLKNLFFQKTLIQGVIEQERDELKNIILIMAGTLTSFLDIGGEFDSNLDSYAKQLQVVKDIHEIQKVRDLLLKETMSLKGHTARMIKEVQQANQRVESANQKIEKLKQQMEKIKQKVSIDPLTRVDNRRAFDARIKQEFASFKRYGRKGSMIMIDIDHFKMVNDTYGHRTGDGVLRVVAGIIKKEIRDIDSVARYGGEEFAVILPHTVLSPALEVAERLRVKVEESRFSYKGKQFSVTISLGVGEIQEDDTLESFIQRVDAALYAAKNAGRNQVKESVA; encoded by the coding sequence ATGGATACGGATCTGATCAGGGAATATAAGTTATTATCCAAGTTGCTGTTAAGCGGGCTGAATTCCTCTTATGCGGCGGATCAAACAGCAGGTAAAACCATGAAGGCGTTGTTGACAGCCCTGGAAACTGCTGGTTCAGCCAGGCAAATCAAGGATTTGCACAGTCAGATCAAAGAAGTGCTGATGAAAGAATCCCCCCGGAGTGTTGCCGTACTGGAGCAGCAAGTTTCCTCCTTAAAGGGTGAGATAATGTCTCAGTCCGGTAAAGAAACGGAATTGACCGGTGCGCTGGAGGGAATGAAATCTCTGGTTGCCCTTTCCCTGCGGGAAGTGGAAAGCATGTCGGATCAGGACGAAAAATTACGTGGTCTATTTGAAGAAACCAGGACAAAACTTGAGGGTTTGTCAACGCTTGAAGATCTGGATGATTTCAGTCGGCAGTTGAAAAATCTCTTCTTTCAGAAAACCCTGATTCAGGGAGTTATTGAACAGGAGCGGGATGAACTGAAGAATATCATCCTGATTATGGCCGGTACTTTGACTTCGTTTCTGGATATTGGCGGTGAATTTGACAGCAATCTGGACAGTTATGCCAAACAACTGCAGGTGGTTAAGGATATTCACGAGATTCAAAAGGTCCGTGACTTACTGCTGAAGGAAACCATGTCATTAAAGGGACATACTGCTAGGATGATCAAAGAGGTTCAGCAGGCAAATCAGCGGGTTGAGTCTGCCAATCAGAAGATTGAAAAACTTAAACAACAGATGGAAAAAATCAAACAGAAAGTCAGTATTGATCCCTTGACCAGGGTTGACAATCGCCGGGCTTTTGATGCCAGGATCAAACAGGAATTTGCCAGCTTTAAACGGTATGGCCGTAAGGGCTCAATGATCATGATAGATATCGATCATTTTAAAATGGTGAACGATACCTATGGGCACCGAACCGGGGATGGGGTTTTGCGGGTGGTCGCCGGGATTATTAAAAAAGAGATTCGAGATATCGATTCCGTGGCCCGTTATGGTGGGGAGGAGTTTGCCGTAATCCTGCCCCATACCGTTTTATCCCCGGCGTTAGAAGTAGCTGAGAGGCTGCGGGTCAAGGTCGAAGAAAGTCGTTTTTCCTATAAGGGAAAACAATTTTCGGTGACCATCAGTCTTGGGGTTGGGGAAATTCAGGAAGATGATACGCTGGAGTCATTTATTCAGCGTGTTGACGCGGCTTTGTATGCCGCCAAAAATGCTGGTCGCAATCAGGTGAAAGAGAGCGTTGCCTGA
- a CDS encoding ATP-binding protein has protein sequence MSGVDKNNRYRRIIDAINDGIYLIDASFTVTAINQAEAAYFNAHPREIVGKKCYEVFRNRREVCPDCLVKLCLFDRQQRHRLRVEERKKGRRYVNIFYHPILDPGTSRCQEVVVTIQDVSERVVLEEQASQSEKMATLGRMAAGVAHDLNNFLASIYGIIQLQQMMKKKGLQNLEKEERLSQQLMKQVEALNLLAKNLLLFSHPEHEEKFPLPFNQIIMDALSFSRYELERDQVMIECQLEETLPMIPVMKTQIQHIMLSLMMNAAEAVRIKKRENVDDFSGKIIIRTAMLDSHHVATEIIDNGCGIPEQIQDKIFEPFFSTKNGDCASVKGTGLGLTTVKAIVDKHGGRLEWKSRVNEGSTFTVVLPAGKVGI, from the coding sequence ATGTCAGGAGTTGATAAAAATAATCGCTATCGTCGGATCATCGATGCCATCAATGATGGTATCTATCTGATTGATGCAAGCTTTACCGTAACGGCTATCAACCAGGCGGAAGCGGCATATTTTAATGCCCATCCCCGTGAGATTGTGGGGAAAAAATGTTATGAGGTTTTCCGCAACCGTCGCGAGGTCTGTCCGGACTGTCTGGTGAAACTTTGTCTGTTTGATCGCCAGCAGCGCCATCGGTTGAGGGTTGAAGAGCGAAAAAAAGGCCGACGATATGTAAATATATTTTATCATCCCATTCTTGATCCCGGGACATCACGTTGCCAGGAAGTGGTGGTTACTATTCAGGATGTTTCGGAAAGGGTGGTTTTGGAAGAACAGGCCTCCCAGTCAGAAAAAATGGCGACTCTGGGACGGATGGCGGCCGGGGTTGCCCATGACCTTAATAACTTTCTTGCGTCTATTTATGGCATTATTCAGTTGCAGCAAATGATGAAAAAGAAAGGATTGCAGAATCTTGAAAAAGAGGAAAGACTTTCCCAGCAGCTGATGAAGCAAGTAGAAGCCTTAAATCTTCTGGCGAAGAATCTGCTGCTTTTCTCCCATCCTGAACACGAAGAGAAGTTTCCGCTGCCATTTAACCAGATTATTATGGATGCTCTTTCATTCAGCCGTTATGAACTGGAGCGTGATCAGGTGATGATTGAATGTCAGTTGGAGGAAACGCTGCCGATGATACCGGTGATGAAAACCCAGATACAACATATCATGCTTAGCCTGATGATGAATGCCGCTGAAGCTGTTCGGATAAAGAAGAGAGAAAATGTTGATGATTTTTCCGGCAAAATAATTATCCGCACAGCAATGCTTGATTCCCATCATGTGGCGACAGAAATTATTGATAATGGTTGTGGCATTCCTGAACAGATTCAGGATAAAATATTTGAGCCCTTTTTTTCTACTAAAAATGGTGATTGTGCTTCAGTTAAAGGTACCGGTTTGGGTTTGACAACTGTCAAGGCTATTGTTGATAAACACGGAGGGCGATTGGAGTGGAAAAGCCGGGTGAATGAGGGCAGTACATTTACGGTTGTGTTGCCGGCTGGCAAAGTTGGCATTTAA
- a CDS encoding CCA tRNA nucleotidyltransferase, with the protein MYRPLPHTSQPEEPTPLIISRADHPISRKKIDRNVLKIMYRLKDHGYLAYLVGGAVRDLLLGRQPADFDIVTDAKPAQIKKLFRNSRIIGRRFRLAHIFFTDRITGRQQIIEVATFRKKLIIDEKNLELVTAKPTMANNTYGTPAEDVQRRDFTINALFYSLDRFKVIDYLGGLGDLGDGIVRIIGDPYERLLEDPVRILRAMEFSCRLGFTLEEQTLKAMQFHAPLLKEVSPSRLHEELRGLYTKGTTSAMVGLAAKFGIISSWLPYPTATMLPQTRQLMQKMEEFFSPATNEQQLESLIVTSLLLPEVINRCGISPAPPLHRVHEAVELLLQPLNDCLHLPRYQRHRVREIMIGIFRLCSGDKRIKKLKKRQNFYASLFFFIQLGREYPQELGKTIGFWHKQVSRWPATKGDQMVDPKLMFLD; encoded by the coding sequence ATGTACAGACCACTACCCCATACATCACAACCAGAAGAACCAACTCCTTTAATTATCTCCCGTGCCGACCACCCCATTTCCCGAAAAAAGATTGATCGCAATGTGTTAAAAATCATGTACCGACTGAAAGACCACGGGTATCTGGCCTACCTGGTTGGTGGAGCGGTTAGAGATTTGCTCCTTGGACGACAGCCGGCGGATTTTGATATTGTCACCGATGCCAAGCCAGCGCAAATCAAAAAATTATTTCGCAATTCAAGAATTATTGGTCGTCGTTTCCGCCTTGCCCACATCTTTTTTACCGATCGCATAACCGGCCGACAACAAATTATCGAAGTTGCCACCTTCCGTAAAAAATTAATAATTGATGAAAAAAACCTGGAGCTGGTAACCGCCAAACCGACCATGGCGAACAACACCTACGGTACCCCGGCCGAAGATGTACAGCGGCGAGATTTTACCATCAATGCGCTTTTTTACTCACTGGATAGATTCAAAGTTATTGATTACCTTGGCGGGCTGGGAGACCTTGGAGATGGCATTGTCAGAATTATTGGCGATCCCTATGAACGGCTGCTGGAAGACCCGGTACGTATTTTGCGGGCAATGGAATTTTCCTGCCGACTGGGATTTACCCTGGAAGAACAAACCTTGAAAGCCATGCAGTTTCATGCTCCATTGCTTAAAGAAGTTTCACCCAGTCGCCTGCACGAAGAGCTACGTGGTCTTTACACCAAAGGAACCACATCAGCCATGGTGGGCCTGGCAGCAAAATTTGGAATCATTTCCTCCTGGCTTCCCTATCCTACAGCAACCATGCTGCCGCAAACCAGGCAATTGATGCAAAAAATGGAAGAGTTTTTTTCACCGGCGACAAACGAACAACAGCTGGAATCCCTGATTGTTACATCACTGTTGCTCCCGGAAGTGATTAACCGCTGTGGGATTAGTCCGGCACCTCCCCTGCACCGGGTACATGAAGCAGTTGAACTGCTGCTCCAGCCATTGAATGACTGTCTGCATTTACCCCGTTACCAGCGTCACCGGGTAAGGGAAATAATGATCGGTATATTCCGTCTCTGCTCCGGAGACAAGCGAATAAAAAAGCTGAAAAAACGCCAGAATTTTTATGCATCACTCTTCTTTTTCATCCAACTCGGCCGGGAATATCCGCAAGAGCTGGGGAAAACCATCGGCTTCTGGCATAAACAGGTTTCCCGGTGGCCAGCCACAAAAGGTGATCAGATGGTGGACCCAAAATTGATGTTTTTAGATTAG
- a CDS encoding MqnA/MqnD/SBP family protein, with product MSFLSIGEISFLNCLPLFSLLKKEFPANGYRYIQGNPAQLNQLLAEGHIDISPSSSIEYALRPEHYFILPRISIASTREVRSVLLLSKNPIESLKNTTIALTAQSLTSI from the coding sequence ATGTCTTTCCTGTCGATAGGTGAAATCAGCTTTCTCAACTGTCTGCCATTATTTTCCCTGCTCAAGAAAGAATTTCCGGCAAACGGCTACCGATATATTCAGGGCAATCCGGCCCAGTTAAACCAGCTGCTGGCTGAAGGCCACATTGATATCAGTCCTTCATCCTCAATTGAATATGCCCTGAGACCTGAACATTATTTCATTCTACCCCGGATCTCAATTGCCTCAACGAGAGAAGTTCGCAGTGTCCTGCTGCTGAGCAAAAATCCAATTGAGAGCCTGAAGAATACCACCATCGCCTTAACTGCCCAATCATTAACCTCCATCT
- a CDS encoding menaquinone biosynthesis protein: ILPRISIASTREVRSVLLLSKNPIESLKNTTIALTAQSLTSIYLLKIILFHFYQLDRRSIHFITTEFNADDKLPETALLIGDQALQAFHQTPPGYRIYDLGSLWYRFTNLPFVYALWIGRKELGDEKLNQISELYTRLSLIKKVLPEHLTTLLTAVSRRYPNIPAEVILQYWQEAISYELEIQEKQGLILFYNLGHQLGLLEKVPTLNFFQPDKPDIN; the protein is encoded by the coding sequence ATTCTACCCCGGATCTCAATTGCCTCAACGAGAGAAGTTCGCAGTGTCCTGCTGCTGAGCAAAAATCCAATTGAGAGCCTGAAGAATACCACCATCGCCTTAACTGCCCAATCATTAACCTCCATCTACCTGCTGAAAATCATTCTTTTTCACTTTTACCAGTTGGATCGTCGGTCAATCCACTTTATTACGACAGAATTTAATGCGGACGACAAGCTGCCGGAAACAGCCCTGCTCATTGGTGACCAGGCACTCCAAGCCTTCCATCAGACGCCGCCCGGCTACCGGATTTATGATCTTGGCAGTCTCTGGTACCGGTTTACCAACCTGCCATTCGTCTACGCCCTGTGGATTGGCAGAAAAGAGCTGGGAGATGAAAAGCTTAACCAAATCAGCGAACTTTATACCCGGTTATCCCTCATTAAAAAGGTTCTGCCGGAACACTTGACTACTCTGCTCACTGCTGTCAGCCGAAGATACCCCAACATCCCAGCAGAAGTAATTCTGCAATACTGGCAGGAAGCAATTTCCTATGAACTCGAGATTCAGGAAAAGCAGGGGCTGATCCTTTTTTATAACCTGGGCCACCAACTTGGCTTACTGGAAAAGGTTCCAACTCTTAATTTTTTCCAGCCTGATAAACCGGACATAAACTGA
- a CDS encoding SIS domain-containing protein translates to MELKNIPRLLDEVKTLGESFFKEHESPLNQLIASCSQALEQGQTIFFFGNGGSASQAQHLAAELVNRFLFNREPLAAIALTCDSSILTSIANDFDFRDIFRRQLQALGKPGDVAIGLSTSGTSENVALALQYAKKAGLITAGFLGNDGGRCKDHCDFPLTVRSSDTPRIQEIHLLLGHILCEQVERKVCIKSC, encoded by the coding sequence ATGGAACTAAAAAATATCCCCCGCCTGCTGGATGAAGTCAAAACCCTGGGAGAATCTTTCTTCAAAGAACACGAATCACCGCTTAATCAATTGATAGCCTCCTGCAGCCAGGCACTGGAACAGGGACAAACTATTTTTTTCTTCGGGAACGGCGGCAGCGCCTCCCAGGCCCAACATCTGGCAGCAGAGCTGGTCAACCGATTTCTTTTCAACCGTGAACCCCTGGCCGCCATTGCCCTGACCTGCGATTCCTCCATCTTAACATCCATTGCCAATGATTTTGACTTCAGGGATATTTTCCGCCGGCAGCTGCAGGCCCTGGGGAAGCCGGGGGATGTGGCCATCGGCCTGAGTACCAGCGGCACATCGGAAAATGTCGCCCTGGCCCTGCAATACGCCAAAAAAGCCGGCTTGATTACCGCCGGATTTCTGGGCAACGATGGTGGCAGATGCAAAGACCACTGTGATTTCCCCCTGACGGTCAGGAGTAGCGACACCCCGAGAATCCAGGAAATTCACCTGCTGCTGGGACATATCTTGTGCGAACAGGTTGAGCGGAAAGTATGTATCAAATCATGCTGA
- the proC gene encoding pyrroline-5-carboxylate reductase, translated as MELSAVKLGIIGTGNMGQTIIKGLLANDDRPEIYAYDAAKDSREQVQKRFSTISVVTSNLELAAQVDIILLAIKPQVISAVLTEITDNLNPEQLLLSIAAGIPLKTIEDATGKRIPAIRIMPNTPALVQKGISALAPGSLTTPEHMELAASIFARVGKTVEINETLMDVVTAVSGSGPAYAFLVIEAMIDAAVNQGLPRDTARTLVIETFNGSCALLQETGQQPMALKDMVTSPGGTTIAGLAALEKQGVRTAFFQAVKAACDRSRELGKTGK; from the coding sequence ATGGAACTTTCAGCCGTAAAACTCGGAATTATTGGAACCGGCAACATGGGGCAGACGATCATCAAGGGACTGCTTGCCAATGATGATCGACCGGAAATCTACGCTTATGATGCGGCGAAAGACAGCCGGGAACAAGTACAAAAGCGCTTTTCCACTATATCAGTAGTCACCAGCAATCTTGAGTTGGCTGCTCAGGTTGATATTATTCTGCTGGCAATCAAACCACAGGTAATCAGTGCAGTCCTGACGGAAATAACCGACAACCTTAATCCGGAACAACTGCTGCTTTCAATCGCCGCCGGAATCCCCTTAAAAACTATAGAAGATGCTACGGGCAAACGGATTCCGGCTATCCGCATTATGCCAAACACCCCGGCACTGGTCCAAAAAGGAATATCCGCCCTGGCTCCGGGAAGCCTGACAACCCCTGAACATATGGAACTGGCTGCCAGCATATTTGCCCGGGTGGGTAAAACCGTAGAGATAAACGAAACCCTCATGGATGTGGTCACCGCAGTTTCCGGCAGCGGTCCGGCCTATGCGTTCCTGGTCATCGAAGCCATGATTGATGCCGCCGTCAACCAGGGATTACCCCGGGATACTGCCCGAACCCTGGTTATTGAAACTTTCAATGGTTCCTGCGCCCTGCTGCAGGAAACGGGCCAGCAGCCGATGGCCTTAAAGGACATGGTTACCTCTCCGGGAGGCACCACCATTGCCGGCCTGGCGGCACTGGAAAAACAGGGAGTTAGGACCGCCTTTTTTCAAGCAGTTAAAGCTGCCTGTGATCGTTCCCGGGAATTGGGAAAAACGGGGAAATAG
- a CDS encoding radical SAM protein, giving the protein MSSSVIEQFDFPPYRPPSEAYSMLLRVSRGCPWNKCAFCSMYKKYPFARKSVEEIKRDIDLMPAVYGRGARRVFFGDSNSLLLKADDLVEILQHLYEVFPDLERVTSYARAKTLIKKSPEELRSIRQAGLTRLHIGLESGDDQVLKMISKGATAAEMVDAGLRTKKAGFDCSMYVLLGVGGMKLTMEHRQGTVAVLNQVDPHFIRVRTLTPIPGTPIARWIEDGTFVPVSPLVSVEEELDIVRGLRVTSRFLNDHVSNVVPLDGKLPEDQAQMIAALEAAVAYCRENEVQNTDYRGL; this is encoded by the coding sequence ATGTCATCATCAGTAATCGAACAATTTGATTTTCCTCCCTATCGTCCTCCTTCCGAAGCTTACAGCATGCTGCTGCGGGTGAGCCGGGGCTGTCCGTGGAATAAATGTGCTTTTTGTTCCATGTATAAAAAATACCCTTTTGCCCGCAAATCAGTTGAGGAAATTAAACGGGACATTGACCTGATGCCGGCTGTTTATGGACGCGGGGCACGCCGGGTATTTTTCGGCGATTCCAACAGCCTATTGCTGAAGGCTGATGATTTGGTGGAAATTCTGCAGCATTTGTATGAAGTTTTTCCTGATCTTGAGCGGGTAACCTCTTATGCCCGGGCAAAAACCCTGATTAAAAAATCTCCGGAAGAGCTGCGGTCGATCCGCCAGGCAGGCCTGACCCGTCTTCATATTGGTCTTGAAAGTGGTGATGATCAGGTACTGAAAATGATCAGCAAGGGGGCAACGGCGGCGGAAATGGTGGATGCCGGGCTGCGGACCAAGAAAGCCGGTTTTGATTGTTCCATGTATGTTCTGCTGGGGGTCGGCGGGATGAAGCTGACGATGGAACATCGCCAGGGCACGGTTGCGGTCCTGAACCAGGTTGATCCTCATTTTATCCGGGTCAGGACCCTGACCCCGATTCCTGGAACGCCCATTGCCCGCTGGATTGAGGACGGTACGTTTGTTCCGGTATCACCTCTGGTCAGTGTTGAGGAGGAGCTGGATATTGTCAGGGGGTTGCGGGTGACTTCCCGTTTTCTCAATGACCACGTTTCCAACGTCGTACCTCTGGATGGAAAATTGCCGGAAGACCAGGCGCAAATGATTGCCGCTCTGGAGGCGGCGGTTGCCTATTGTCGGGAAAACGAGGTTCAGAATACGGATTATCGTGGCCTGTAG
- a CDS encoding transposase, translated as MQEFFRVSLNLPDGVPGIVMAIQTFGDYAKWNPHLHAIVADGLFTELGTFHVMPEASLKPLAERFRAVVFRELRDRGLFFIRWLYCLWQDGFFVIFS; from the coding sequence TTGCAGGAATTTTTTCGTGTTTCCTTAAACCTGCCGGATGGTGTTCCCGGTATTGTTATGGCGATCCAGACTTTCGGCGATTACGCCAAATGGAATCCGCATTTACACGCGATTGTCGCGGATGGCCTTTTCACGGAGCTAGGTACTTTCCATGTAATGCCCGAAGCCTCACTGAAACCTTTAGCAGAGCGGTTTCGTGCCGTTGTATTTCGTGAGCTGCGGGATCGGGGGCTTTTTTTTATCCGCTGGCTGTATTGCTTGTGGCAGGATGGATTTTTTGTTATATTTTCCTGA